The following are from one region of the Flavobacteriaceae bacterium UJ101 genome:
- a CDS encoding DNA translocase FtsK (Essential cell division protein that coordinates cell division and chromosome segregation. The N-terminus is involved in assembly of the cell-division machinery. The C-terminus functions as a DNA motor that moves dsDNA in an ATP-dependent manner towards the dif recombination site, which is located within the replication terminus region. Required for activation of the Xer recombinase, allowing activation of chromosome unlinking by recombination (By similarity); Belongs to the FtsK/SpoIIIE/SftA family; Contains 1 FtsK domain.), translating to MKKQAKKKTTTTPSKQTKLILGIILIGIGIFLFISFFSFMMNWKVDQSQLQLSNLFNKDIIAQNALGKVGNFFGQWFVGLGIGITAFLFPILLILAGIRIGFNIKLVSLKKYFAHSVFFLFWLPVLLALIVPTQYALYGVTGFEFTETLKSMLGVIGIAILLFISIIIYGVVSFKPVFELFSTKFIQSSKEKLNNLQETLQNESLDEETQEKEETLPTEKNTSKPLAQETITDEEMEPTLVQKPQEVQTVDLSSSPEEPQEPEYLDDLLESIDLKEDTIDLSTDNTSKPTSSSPSMEIETPKEEVSMSVETVKEEVTIEKNLANQLVSEYGEYDPTLDLSKYQFPTIDMLKRYDNEDIMIDQNELEANKNKIVETLSNYKIAIAKIKATVGPTITLYEIVPEAGVRISKIKNLEDDIALSLSALGIRIIAPIPGKGTIGIEVPNKNARIVSMHSVIASEKFQNDKKMALPVAFGKTISNETFVVDLAKMPHLLMAGATGQGKSVGLNAILASLLYKKHPSELKFVLVDPKKVELTLYSKIERHYLAKLPDSEEAIITDNTKVINTLNSLCIEMDNRYELLKNAMVRNIIEYNEKFKQRKLNPADGHRFLPYIVLVVDEFADLIMTAGKEVETPVARLAQLARAIGIHLIVATQRPSVNVITGIIKANFPARVAFRVTSKIDSRTILDAGGADQLIGRGDMLYSTGNELVRLQCAFVDTPEVEEICDFIGNQKGYPNALLLPEYVGEESSAVDVDLDDRDKLFEDAARLIVMAQQGSASLLQRKLKLGYNRAGRIIDQLEAAGIVGQFEGSKARQVLIQDENSLEQLLDSLK from the coding sequence ATGAAAAAACAAGCAAAAAAAAAGACTACTACCACTCCTTCTAAACAAACCAAACTTATTTTAGGAATTATCCTAATAGGAATAGGAATCTTTTTATTCATTTCTTTCTTTTCCTTTATGATGAATTGGAAAGTAGACCAAAGTCAATTACAACTAAGTAATCTTTTCAATAAAGATATTATAGCACAAAATGCTTTAGGAAAAGTTGGAAATTTCTTTGGACAATGGTTCGTAGGTTTAGGAATTGGAATTACTGCTTTTTTATTTCCTATTTTGTTGATTTTAGCAGGAATTCGTATCGGTTTTAATATAAAACTTGTTTCTTTAAAAAAATATTTTGCTCATAGTGTTTTCTTTCTTTTTTGGTTACCTGTATTGTTAGCTTTAATTGTTCCCACTCAATATGCTCTATATGGTGTTACTGGATTTGAATTTACCGAAACACTAAAATCTATGCTAGGAGTTATCGGAATTGCGATTCTTCTTTTTATTTCTATTATTATTTACGGTGTTGTTTCTTTTAAACCTGTTTTTGAATTATTTTCTACTAAATTTATTCAATCCTCAAAAGAAAAATTAAACAATTTACAAGAAACCTTACAAAATGAGTCATTAGATGAAGAAACACAGGAAAAAGAAGAAACGCTTCCAACTGAAAAAAATACTTCAAAACCACTTGCTCAAGAAACCATAACGGATGAAGAAATGGAACCTACTCTTGTACAAAAGCCTCAAGAAGTACAAACCGTTGATTTATCTTCATCTCCTGAGGAACCTCAAGAGCCTGAATATTTAGATGATTTATTAGAAAGTATTGACTTAAAAGAAGATACCATTGATTTAAGTACAGATAACACATCAAAACCAACATCTTCTTCTCCTTCTATGGAAATTGAAACTCCAAAAGAGGAAGTATCCATGAGTGTTGAAACGGTAAAAGAAGAAGTTACTATTGAAAAAAATCTTGCCAATCAATTGGTTTCTGAATATGGAGAATATGATCCTACGTTAGACTTATCAAAATACCAATTTCCAACTATTGACATGTTGAAACGTTATGATAATGAAGATATCATGATTGATCAAAATGAATTGGAAGCCAATAAAAATAAAATTGTTGAAACCCTTAGCAACTATAAAATTGCTATTGCTAAAATAAAAGCAACAGTAGGTCCTACTATTACTTTATATGAAATTGTACCTGAGGCAGGTGTTCGTATTTCTAAAATTAAGAACTTAGAAGATGATATCGCACTAAGTTTATCTGCTTTAGGAATTCGTATTATAGCTCCTATCCCAGGAAAAGGAACTATTGGTATTGAGGTTCCAAATAAAAATGCCCGAATTGTTTCTATGCATTCGGTTATTGCATCAGAAAAGTTTCAAAACGATAAAAAAATGGCTTTACCTGTTGCTTTTGGTAAAACCATTTCAAATGAAACATTTGTTGTCGATTTAGCTAAAATGCCACATCTATTAATGGCTGGGGCTACTGGACAAGGAAAATCGGTAGGTTTAAATGCTATTTTAGCTTCTTTACTCTACAAAAAACATCCTTCTGAATTAAAATTTGTTTTAGTCGATCCTAAAAAGGTAGAATTAACGCTTTATTCCAAAATAGAACGTCATTATTTAGCTAAATTACCCGATTCAGAAGAAGCTATCATTACAGATAACACCAAAGTAATCAACACATTAAATTCATTGTGTATCGAAATGGATAATCGTTACGAGTTATTAAAGAATGCTATGGTTCGTAATATTATTGAGTATAATGAAAAATTTAAGCAACGAAAGTTAAACCCTGCTGATGGACATCGTTTCTTACCGTATATTGTTTTAGTGGTAGATGAATTTGCTGATTTAATTATGACAGCAGGTAAAGAAGTAGAAACACCCGTTGCACGTTTGGCACAGTTAGCCCGTGCTATTGGAATTCACTTAATTGTAGCCACACAAAGACCTTCGGTAAATGTTATTACGGGTATTATTAAAGCCAATTTCCCGGCTCGTGTTGCATTTCGTGTAACTTCAAAAATTGATTCAAGAACCATTTTGGATGCAGGAGGTGCTGATCAATTGATTGGGCGTGGAGATATGCTCTATTCCACAGGTAACGAACTAGTACGTTTACAATGTGCTTTTGTTGACACTCCTGAAGTAGAAGAAATTTGTGACTTTATTGGAAATCAAAAAGGATATCCTAATGCACTACTTTTACCAGAATATGTTGGAGAAGAATCCAGTGCAGTTGATGTAGATTTAGACGATCGAGATAAGCTATTTGAAGATGCAGCTCGATTAATCGTTATGGCACAACAAGGATCTGCTTCTTTATTACAGAGAAAATTAAAATTAGGATACAATCGAGCAGGTCGAATTATTGATCAATTGGAGGCTGCAGGTATTGTTGGACAATTTGAAGGAAGTAAAGCACGACAAGTTTTAATTCAAGATGAAAACAGTTTGGAACAGTTATTGGATAGTCTAAAATAA